Proteins encoded together in one Plasmodium brasilianum strain Bolivian I chromosome 6, whole genome shotgun sequence window:
- a CDS encoding longevity-assurance (LAG1) protein produces MLKLFSSCARVERMKLDTIFKLLLCVVILFTIQQIWPLHEIRSTLQNGRLLLHIKNAFTKVQSNFSIHLIQKELTSFYDDEYIVPKPSYFIFFVICGCFTFIGKYILNKLSNPIGERMIPKNKWSQRIRKIKVERFNLMFFNLFYFSLISTFGFVALRYQTYFPVEMGGEGNLNDYFVGYPNQKTSNLVHMYYFLNGGYLLTSVYSLLMSEKLPDFYENFLQHLCAIILVYFSYSQNFIRVGSVIMLCHDICEVFSSACRVFVDTRYKLVTINVTSRNFDMAYFFNVSYFINEHLLACFDGKDVCAFCYKWKDRRYIDQSHGD; encoded by the exons ATGTTAAAACTTTTTAGCAGTTGCGCAAGAGTAGAGAG AATGAAATTGGATACAATATTTAAACTTTTATTATGCGTAGTCATTCTTTTCACAATACAACAAATATGGCCATTACATGAAATAAGGAGTACATTACAAAATGGAAGACTGTTGttgcatattaaaaatgcatTCACTAAAGTACAATCAAATTTTAGTATTCATTTAATCCAGAAAGAATTGACAAGTTTTTATGATGATGAGTACATAGTCCCGAAACCCagttattttatctttttcgtTATATGTGGATGTTTCACTTTTATCggcaaatatattttaaacaagTTGTCTAATCCCATAGGAGAGAGGATGATACCGAAAAA CAAGTGGAGTCAGCGGatacgaaaaataaaagtagaaAGATTCAActtaatgttttttaactTGTTTTACTTTTCGCTAATCAGCACTTTTGGTTTTGTTGCACTGAGGTATCAAACGTACTTCCCCGTGGAGATGGGGGGCGAAGGAAATTTGAACGACTATTTTGTGG GATATCCCAATCAGAAGACGTCTAATTTAGTGcacatgtattattttttaaatggagGTTACCTGTTGACATCCGTTTATTCTCTACTGATGTCGGAGAAGCTGCCagatttttatgaaaatttccTGCAGCACCTGTGTGCAATAATActtgtttatttttcgtACAGCCAAAACTTTATAAGGGTTGGATCGGTCATCATGTTGTGTCACGACATATGCGAGGTTTTCTCGTCAGC TTGCCGCGTTTTCGTTGACACGAGATACAAACTAGTTACT ATCAATGTTACCAGCAGAAACTTTGATAtggcttatttttttaatgttagttattttattaatgaacACTTATTGGCTTGTTTTGATGGCAAAGATGTTTGTGCATTTTGTTACAAGTGGAAAGACCGAAGATATATTGACCAGAGCCACGGAGATTGA
- a CDS encoding SET domain protein: MFDVALLKDIEHRGLRDCRLERIKQNNERMNEKEKEELIELAKELPKLYERNEKEVIPTLIASFIERYPKSIEGYTYFIKFHLNIEDYKSTLNFLYAAIYIDKENKSLMYLLKECEERLVSQISRIPMKYKNFICYSESRTDNDEKYTNRSSDYYNADYTYDDLIYEEKYRNKMHIVKQGQYYMVLAKKDLVPGEIIIRTKPFVLTQYIFSNHYTYSTCYHCLRERNISQKSYACPINPHTCSYIFCNYKCLIDNIKVHKIECTNLGTILAASKECKLSYYTVLHIFRVLIKTRIDKEYKDKEHTILSEIFSHHSYYDAVKENQKELFESFNTLANRIILEFPSSFYLYLKQKELVQFMLIIWQYSPFIKYYSPSSILQQANPETTFGLVYSTILAKIHHSCVPTCTFYYDEDGYLTIRSLCNIPQGGKLCISLLADQYLPLKIRKSFKSMPRIFSCGCIRCSDPTENNLHLRSMKCPKCVIGYIYPLKTRSLVEALKLHWFGQIKKETIHDREEPSRRGTPSGKSTKNRANRDSQVDKANRLEGMSTSNEANISNEESISNEASVSNSNSRAARRGRSPKSGQILVEEKKKKKILNRLEKEMERWICGNCGKISFKGNKKCIKLENKIYLQYNEAEHNYMNGNTINARNQLLHLYKEFFYILHPNHYILFNTCVLLAGLLRNEPNKQLFESLRYLRKAVIAAENVFPICSLEKVHLYTHLAHYTFSCSNLYKLYNKGMGVLPNHVIEPMYKAIWNSCVISGYNSTLSIVLTQQLRTYAISFNLFTPCKDIKFDINRKEEFCSFYSKVTQKKNAPFKEIKKVVEEDYFFPIYMACQCFDINFEKNKFFKSIFISLRTIQYFGNGLNALCLAASFGNVNLVKLLLKLKYSLFLKNELHMNALLYMASSFLPDEQTSYHSNYYYTLLKEIELQSVQLDEFERNYSNWINAPPNNANKTKTELLISSNNNNYLNSCHLKNDIEQPFPFDVVVDEDLIYGERSKEMDTNQKIILTLFLKYLDKKHIKKKKKFKNRLTLNERIKFGEEKRSLRKHKFRRERRGMLLQGKGKIHRDSFSEENLSSPPSIITRHKKSKPTEWQEYFGKNRLHYGKLSGNNMSSDNMSSDNMSSDNTSSDKKNRGNMNRGNMNIGNMHSGNMHSGNMHSGNMHSGNMHSGNMNSSNKNSDNTNNYDNEDDSNKKYDNHNIFGSDPSYSELPDSARPKGEHCKDDKMLRVRGTSSNYSDDELYTEVLSSSNLSILRNGCSSSGGGASSGGAFNGDAFSSGTSNNNTSNSDTSSSSGDSVNSDDVLNSKVKNYYSKKFLTQSISHRLLGLNNALHYACARGKRELAKQLIISGMPVMLLNDEGSTPLHMAALKGHTHIVKTLINYKSDVNALSSHGETPLMLATYGLHFEVVKILIEHDAKTIINNKQNTTVLHCLVLGLLRTHTIYYKSKTCRDDIATLTIQGFSELGSSTYYTQAPSYLSTNYITANIPIIEQLPHDFFLFPFKLLHRVKKAVIIMKYLMMLCPIYLYEIKNSNGYNPFELLKATWKKLCEKRIQVMAISDIRISSFSEKQKNIVQQAWTLITSLVNVLISVLIPDRSVITSIYKNLAICNGPMGGVSTSNEAKSSESTSNEAKSNGSTLNGAKSNGSTLNGAKSNGSTLNGAKSNGSTLNGAKSIGTTPNVISLGGVESQNVVGASKGSAKESSEKEVSEAPLTTTKAALTIKEKTSTLKKVLFKKMKPPGPKEK; this comes from the coding sequence ATGTTCGATGTGGCACTGCTGAAGGATATTGAACATAGAGGACTGCGTGATTGTCGGCTGGAGCGCATAAAACAGAACAATGAGCGCAtgaatgaaaaggaaaaagaagagtTAATAGAGCTAGCTAAAGAACTACCAAAATTGTatgaaagaaatgaaaaggaagTAATACCAACATTAATAGCTAGCTTCATTGAAAGATATCCCAAATCAATAGAGGGATACacatatttcattaaatttcatttaaatatagaGGATTACAAATCaacattaaattttttatatgcagctatatatatagacaaagaaaataagtcgttaatgtatttattaaaagaatgtGAGGAACGTTTAGTATCACAGATAAGTAGAATAcctatgaaatataaaaactttaTATGTTACTCAGAGAGTAGAACAGATAATGATGAAAAGTATACAAATAGGAGTAGCGATTATTACAATGCGGATTATACGTATGATGACTTAATATATGAAGAGAAGTACAGAAACAAAATGCACATTGTTAAACAGGGACAATATTATATGGTATTAGCTAAGAAAGATTTAGTTCCTGGTGAAATTATAATTCGCACAAAACCGTTTGTATTAACTcagtatatattttctaatcATTACACTTATTCTACTTGTTATCATTGTTTAAGAGAAAGAAATATATCACAAAAGAGCTATGCGTGTCCTATCAATCCACATACTTgttcatacattttttgtaattacaaATGCTTaatagataatataaaagtcCATAAAATTGAGTGTACCAACCTAGGAACAATTTTAGCTGCTTCTAAAGAGTGTAAGTTAAGCTACTATACTgttcttcatatatttcgtgtattaataaaaacaagaatAGATAAAGAGTATAAAGATAAAGAACATACTATATTAAGTGAAATTTTTAGTCATCATTCTTATTATGATGCAGTAAAAGAAAAtcaaaaagaattatttgaATCATTTAATACTTTAGCTAATAGAATTATTTTAGAATTCccttcttcattttatttatatttaaaacagaAGGAATTAGTTCaatttatgttaataatCTGGCAATACTCACCTTTTATTAAGTATTATTCTCCTTCTTCCATTCTTCAACAAGCTAACCCTGAAACCACATTCGGCTTAGTGTACTCAACCATACTTGCAAAAATACATCATAGTTGTGTACCCACATGcactttttattatgatgAAGATGGATATTTAACTATTAGATCTCTATGTAATATACCTCAAGGTGGCAAACTATGTATTAGTTTATTAGCAGATCAGTACCTACCCcttaaaattagaaaaagcTTCAAAAGTATGCCTCGAATATTTAGTTGTGGTTGTATCAGATGTTCTGACCCGACTGAGAATAACCTACATCTAAGAAGCATGAAATGCCCTAAGTGCGTTATAGGGTATATATACCCATTAAAGACCCGTTCGTTAGTTGAAGCACTTAAATTACACTGGTTTGGtcaaattaaaaaggaaactATACATGATAGGGAAGAACCTTCCAGGAGAGGAACTCCCTCGGGGAAGTCCACAAAAAATAGAGCTAATCGAGATAGCCAAGTGGATAAAGCGAATCGATTGGAAGGAATGAGCACATCGAATGAAGCGAACATTTCGAACGAAGAGAGCATATCGAATGAAGCGAGCGTATCTAACAGTAACAGTCGAGCTGCTCGCAGGGGGCGCTCTCCAAAGAGCGGCCAAATTTTGgtagaggaaaaaaaaaaaaaaaaaattctgaacagactagaaaaagaaatggaaAGGTGGATATGCGGAAATTGCGGTAAAATTTCTTTCAAAGGGAATAAGAAGTGCATAAAATTggagaataaaatatacttacAATATAATGAGGCAGAACATAACTACATGAATGGTAATACAATAAATGCTAGGAATCAGCTGTTGCACTTGtataaagaatttttttacatattacatccaaatcattatatattatttaatacttGTGTGTTATTAGCTGGTTTGTTAAGGAATGAACCAAATAAACAACTATTTGAGTCTCTAAGATATTTGAGAAAGGCAGTAATAGCAGCAGAGAATGTGTTTCCTATCTGTTCATTAGAAAAGGTGCATTTGTACACACATCTAGCCCATTATACTTTTAGTTGTTCTAATTTATACAAGCTGTACAATAAAGGTATGGGAGTTTTACCTAACCATGTGATAGAACCCATGTACAAAGCTATATGGAATTCTTGTGTAATCTCAGGATACAACTCAACATTATCAATAGTACTAACTCAGCAGTTAAGAACATATGCCATCTCGTTTAATTTGTTTACTCCAtgtaaagatataaaatttgaTATAAACAGAAAAGAGGAATTTTGTAGTTTTTACTCTAAGGTgacgcaaaaaaaaaatgctccttttaaagaaataaaaaaagtagttGAAGAGGATTATTTTTTCCCAATCTACATGGCTTGTCAGTGTTTCgatataaattttgaaaaaaataaattttttaaaagtatatttataagtttACGTACTATTCAATATTTTGGTAATGGATTAAATGCACTATGTTTAGCTGCCTCCTTTGGAAATGTTAATCTGGTAaaacttttattaaaattgaaatattctttatttttaaaaaacgaaCTACATATGAATGCTCTTCTGTATATGGCTAGCTCCTTCTTACCAGATGAACAAACTAGCTATCATTCGAACTATTACTACACTTtgttaaaagaaatagagCTTCAGAGTGTTCAACTGGACGAATTTGAAAGAAATTACTCAAATTGGATTAATGCTCCTCcaaataatgcaaataaaactaaaacggaattattaataagtagtaataataataattacttaAATTCTTGTCATCTAAAGAATGATATTGAACAGCCCTTCCCATTTGATGTGGTAGTGGATGAAGATTTAATATATGGTGAAAGAAGCAAAGAGATGGACACtaatcaaaaaattatcCTTACactgtttttaaaatatttagacaagaaacatattaaaaaaaagaaaaaattcaaaaataggTTGACACTAAATGAGCGGATCAAGTTTGGCGAGGAAAAGCGCTCTCTCAGGAAACACAAGTTCCGGAGAGAGCGTCGGGGGATGCTTCTGCAAGGGAAAGGGAAAATCCATCGTGATAGTTTCTCTGAGGAAAATTTATCATCACCACCTTCTATTATAACACGACACAAGAAAAGCAAGCCAACCGAGTGGCAAGAATATTTTGGCAAAAACAGGCTTCACTACGGCAAATTGAGTGGTAATAATATGAGCAGTGATAATATGAGCAGTGATAATATGAGCAGTGATAACACGAGCAGTGATAAGAAGAACAGAGGTAACATGAACAGAGGTAACATGAACATTGGTAACATGCACAGTGGTAACATGCACAGTGGTAACATGCACAGTGGTAACATGCACAGTGGTAACATGCACAGTGGTAACATGAACAGTAGCAACAAGAACAGTGATAACACGAATAATTATGATAACGAAGatgatagtaataaaaaatatgataatcataatattttcGGGAGTGACCCCAGCTACTCTGAACTACCGGACAGTGCAAGGCCAAAGGGTGAACACTGCAAAGACGATAAGATGTTAAGGGTAAGAGGCACCTCGAGTAACTACTCTGATGATGAACTCTACACAGAGGTACTCAGTTCTTCAAACTTGAGCATTCTTCGGAATGGGTGTTCCTCCTCTGGTGGAGGTGCTTCCAGCGGAGGGGCTTTTAACGGAGATGCTTTCAGCAGCGGTACATCCAACAATAACACCTCTAACAGTGATACTTCTAGCAGTAGCGGCGATTCGGTAAACTCCGACGACGTCCTGAACAGCAAGGTGAAGAATTACTACTCGAAAAAATTTCTAACTCAGTCTATTTCGCACAGATTGCTCGGATTAAACAACGCTCTGCACTATGCATGCGCAAGAGGAAAAAGAGAGCTAGCGAAGCAACTGATAATTAGTGGAATGCCAGTTATGCTATTAAATGATGAAGGAAGTACTCCTTTACATATGGCTGCTCTAAAGGGACACACGCATATAGTTAAAAcgttaataaattataagagTGATGTGAATGCCTTAAGCTCCCATGGGGAAACACCATTAATGCTTGCTACGTACGGCTTACACTTTGAAgtagtaaaaattttaattgagCATGATGCTAAAAcgattataaataataaacaaaatactACAGTATTACATTGCTTAGTACTAGGTTTATTACGAACACATACgatttattataaaagtaaaacgTGTAGAGATGATATTGCAACGTTAACTATACAAGGATTTAGTGAATTAGGTTCTTCAACATATTATACACAAGCACCCAGTTATTTAAGTACCAATTATATCACTGCGAACATACCAATAATAGAACAACTGCCCCatgatttttttctttttccttttaaattattacatagaGTAAAAAAAGCAGTTATcattatgaaatatttaatgatGCTGTGTCCTATTTAtctatatgaaataaaaaactcAAATGGGTATAATCCATTCGAATTGTTAAAAGCTActtggaaaaaattatgtgaGAAGAGAATACAAGTCATGGCTATTTCCGATATAAGAATTTCATCATTTagtgaaaaacaaaaaaatattgtacaaCAAGCATGGACTCTTATAACGTCTTTAGTTAATGTTCTTATTTCTGTTCTTATACCTGACAGATCAGTTATAACCtcaatttataaaaatctgGCCATTTGCAACGGCCCAATGGGCGGGGTGTCCACATCAAATGAGGCTAAGTCAAGTGAGTCTACATCAAATGAGGCTAAGTCAAATGGGTCTACATTAAATGGGGCCAAGTCAAATGGGTCTACATTAAATGGGGCCAAGTCAAATGGGTCTACATTAAATGGGGCCAAGTCAAATGGGTCTACATTAAATGGGGCCAAGTCAATTGGAACCACGCCAAATGTGATCTCCCTGGGTGGTGTAGAGAGCCAAAATGTGGTAGGCGCATCTAAGGGAAGTGCTAAAGAGTCTAGTGAAAAGGAAGTATCGGAAGCACCGCTTACTACTACAAAAGCTGCACTAACAATAAAGGAAAAGACGAGTACTTTAAAAAAggtattatttaaaaaaatgaagccACCTGGGCctaaggaaaaataa